In Danaus plexippus chromosome 3 unlocalized genomic scaffold, MEX_DaPlex mxdp_34, whole genome shotgun sequence, the DNA window AACTGGCCAAGTTACTGTACTTAGTTTGTAGggaactttataatatattacggtaaattacaaaaaatattgtatttattaattatttaaaatattgtattttactgaataactctaaatattttaactcatAATTACTTCCTTCATAAAGTAGGCtgttacatttttgtattcataaaaaaaaaaacagatcattttcttaaaacttataatggcaatcacaattttttttataataaaataaataatgtgggaccttgaagttttaattaaaaaaaaataataggcaaataatatttaatatttacttaccaATTAACCTGTTTCCACTTAATCtggacttttttataatttttccaaTGTTTAGTTTCCACTCttccaaataaattattcaaatttcaaaatagaactttctaatttattattccttaTAAAGTTCAGACTGTATAGTCGACAAACGTAATAAATTTGCCAAATATTGTcatattttcacttaaaaagtaaaaagacGAAAATGAATCGCTACAACACACGACTAATTCCTACACtgaacaatttattttgtttttccacAGATTACAACATAGCTATAGACAGTGCAGTAATATTTAAGAGAGGAAAggatagaaatatatacattgctATAAAAAAACGAGACGCAAAATATTGCCGCTACTACGGCCGGCTTACTGTCATATGCTCTCCTCATTCTGACGTTGTCCTTGGTGTTGccagtattataaataacgttcCTCTGTACGGACTACAATGTAAgctataacataataatataattttattattattaactgtaagtaacatttaattcaaatactaCCTACGAGTCAAgctttgaagaaaatatttgttcgaattCGAAATTGGACCCAAAAAATGATCAAAAGAAACTTTTAGCAATAATTGaagtaatattagtttaaacaaCAACCTCTATTTCTCGGACTCTAATCGTTAGATTTGTCGTTAAAACTCTGACATAGTATCCAACCAAATAGTGAAATATATCTActtttgttgtaatatttacccatcttaaaaaaattaaagggtCTCTGTTCgtccttaaaatatttgattttcattcgcacaaaaataaacattatcaattaataattttcaaacatgTTTATATGGACGTGCCGAACAAAAGTCTCAACAACAACGACTTTATtactcatataattattactactaGCTCATTACATTCTTTTTGTGTCCTAGAAAATAGAAagcacatttatttaaattgacgtTGATTTCCTTTGTCACACAGAACCGGATGTAATAATCTTATTTGGTTACCATTCATACTTACAATAATGCCAAAATCGTAATACaagttattcaattttatatatacataacaagTAATAACACTTaatgaaaagttataaataaataattatttatgtttatttctgattcatttgtatttttttaacaagcgCAAGGATAAACGCACAAATATAACCACGGCAGCAAAAGGGCTACATTTAATTTCCGATCAATCACAAAAGTAATTACGATGAGAATTAAATCTCTGAGGTTTCATCCACCAACACATAGACGATCAATTGAAGGGAATCTGTACATTAAAGTTGTAAAGAACCAGTCGCGCTACTTGTGAGGCCGAAATTCCAGGTACAGATCGCATGCTTCGGGACGCGACGCCCGACTTTACTATACTAAACAATActttacactttaaaaatcACATCATGCTGTCaacaatagatggcgctgttcgCCATCGAAGGAATAAGTTATGACAGTTTGAAAAACTAACAAAGGCAAATTCTCATCTACAAACATAAAgagatttctttattaaaactattgctTATCCTATTATATTACCTTGAAACTTCATAAAAATTGAGGTAATTAAGGccaattatgtttataattcattGAGGAAGAAGGAAGATGTCTAAAGGAAGTcttgtttattaatacaatgacATCACAAGACCTTAAATGCAAATGAATTTCAAACATTCGTGTATTTTCCATTGTgtctagaaaaatattaatttaaacattttctgtAACTAAACGTCCAACTGGCAGgtgagttaaaaataatataacatattgcaACAATAATGTTCTTGGAGTTCTCGTCGAGGTCACCGATAACTAATCAGGATATTTTAGTTGCTGCAAAGGAACCGATACATTGAGAgtttttacttcaaaaattctctcaaaatttctttcagaaagtcttttattttctgtCTTAGCTTTCTTATTTACAATCATATATTGATTAACATCAAACAGAGATTATTACGGTTGCATCTGTTTCTAGTAAGTTGAATGTACATCAAATTATTACTCGTTACATGACCAATAAGATATTCTAATAGAAATTAGTATATtgttagattaatttaataaataacatcgaACGTCCCGAAGAGTTCAGGGTCAATAGTCGCGATTGAACCCGCGTACTAGATGAGATATCATTGCACGTGGTCCGTTCACTGCACGTCGTAAGACTACGTATACGATACTCGATCGGGTTACTTACCATACTCGAGACTTATCGGTAATCAAATAAATGCTATCGTATTACGATACAAGGATAAAGGATATGTTAAAATGAACGTAGACCTTGTAATGGCTCCAGCGTCAATAAACGTCGGGACATTATGTTCATGTTTTAGCCGTGTTAgagtaagattaaaaaaatcttcgtTCTTACCCTCGGCTCACGTTAAGATATCCTCTGTATTACATCTTCTGCGTATTAGAATTATCACAGATCAGGTTAAAGtgttaaaactaattttatttactaatagtttatttatacagCTTATCAGAACGAGGATTTTAataacgaatataaaaattatgactttGTATGACACCACATGAATTAAGTACTTACTGTAGGCTCTTAAATAACTTGACGTTGCTTGTCCTATGTGTTGGGGATATTTGATCTTGTGCGAGGAAGTAAATACTTGTACGTACTTATGATATTAATGTACTGGTATTTTATGAGGTCACTGACATCTACAACCTacctaaaatttatgttatgtaatcttgaaatgaaaatattttaaattaattctcgTTATTCAGTTTTGAGTGGTATCATTTGTATGTGTGGGACAACTTAAAGCTGAGTTTGCCTCGTTTTTACTGCAACccttaaattaagtattttttatattacttttttggtGAAAGTTCgttcagtaaataaaaatgttttattattattattatcgcaTTTTGAAATCGATTCATctgttttctatttaatttaaattaaagacatCAGGACAATCTTCAACCAGTGATGTTTTCACTTTTGTGGCTTCAAAGAAAATAGCACCTttgaattactttatattattttaaaatgatcttAGATACGAGTATACGGTTACTTATGCGCGTTTAAGGAAAAAAGACAATagcattataaaacattataatattttattataacattattaataatagcttacataacatttaaatatatcgtatTTTAGTAATTGGTTATGACTTagtcaaaataataatctgtgATTTGGCATTGACGCAATAATATTCCCCGTTCTTTAGGAACAggcaaaatcttaaataaaaaattgtttgtttcgCTTCGACCGCAATTACCGCAAGTGGTGTTTCATGAATGTCACAGAACAGATCGATATACTCCTCAGTGGACTATACGACCGCATCTCGAGACATTCATGTCTTAAACGTGAGcgtttattcaataaaaataatgcttcGTATAGTGCGACTAAATTACCTGTCTCTATATTGAATTCTCTGACAAAAGTACCTTTCATAAATGTGAAATACTGACTAAGTGACTGACGATATTGTTTATACATTTGAGCCGTCCAGCAGACTGAGCACGcgctaatattatatcataaaaataatcatttataagaGTATAATTTGAGCATTTAGATCGTAATCTAGAaaagtattcaaatatttgttagcGTATTGCTATCACAGTTTGGAACCTTCGTAGCTTCCTCTTAACGTAACTCTTAGTCTCTTACGAATACTTCTTAATATCATCTTTCAGAGGCAGAGTCTCATCAGTGTAATCAACTTTTCCTAGTAGCACTGGCTCGGCTCCCTTTTCTTCATGTCCGTCTTGGTCGAACGGCATATCTCGTTTCTGAAGTTCCTCAGCTAACCGTTCAAACAGTTgcctgtaatattttatgtacattatcCGTCTTACGCTTTGTCTttgtctataattttaatacagggACGTTACTTCTTATAACTTACTGGAAAACAATTCCTTTCATGTTCTTCGCCAGGTAATACAAGAACAGCCAGTCTCCATAGTTACAACCGTTCACTACTTGAATCACGTTGTATGGATTGAAGGTCTTGTGGGAGGCATGACGGAAGACCATCTCGTTGAACTTGAGAGAGCGTCGGTACAAGAAGAAGGAACAGAAGCGCCAAATTACAGCTggaatgatattaaaattaacacattGCTCTGTTGAGTTTTTGAAGATACAATGTTCAAAAATAGAAACACTAATATGAAAGTTCCGAcactatttttcatatattgagTCGTATATTACCGAGAGCAGAAACAATGAAGAGGAATAGGAACCAGAACCAGAGGATGACGTAGATCTTCTCGTTGATGACGTTGAGAGCCATGACGCAGAGAGCATCGTGCTGCTGAATGGAACCGCTTGGACCGTACTTATGAAAGGTGCACTTGGTTACCTGGACAAGATATACCACATGCATtgcacaaaaatttataacgtcCCGCTccgtgtttttataaaaaaaaagactcaTTCACCTTAGGAAATATTGTTTCTAACGGATCCAATATGTCCTGCCAGTTATTGTAGTTGAGAACACTGGACCCTAAGTTTATAAATTGTCcgttgagaaaaatatttatcatccaAATCTGAAACATCAGGTGGACTAGGTTTGTAATCTCCATTGCAACGAGCCACGTTGACCAGGTCCTGGTTACTCGtaatctaaaacaaaaaaaaaaattgatacaattaaaaaaaaactatttagttCGCTAATTTTTCTACATTTTGTGGTAAGGACATTCATTAATTTAGGacctcttaatatttaataaggagTTCATGATAACCTTTACTAATTCCACAATTCAATAGCAAATCATATTCTTTCAGGCAATTTCTATCatttaaacatgaaaaatGCAAATGCAAGAACAAAGAACTTTATTCAACACAAACCATATTTACCTCATAACAATGTCTTTcttaacattttcaatttgaCTTTCCAAAGTCTGTTTGGATGGTACCATCACCGCTCCAACCTTCATATCGTCACTAGCTAAGGCGAGTCCAGCATATTGTAAACCATCGACCAACGCTTTGATTCTTCCACCTTTACAAACAATACattcaatgtattaaaattaaaaattatcagacatactttaaatttttctatttcgtGAATCGTCATTACGTATGAGGGTCGTTTATCTTCTGTATGTTTGAATACTGAAAGTACCGAATGCATCTTCATCAATTCCCAGTCTATCTTTAACAAATCGTTTGTCGTTTTCTTCCTAAATGAAGATGTGCTCAAGTGTGACTAAACTTCAAGCCATACTAATGTCTGTGTATTGCGGTGACTAAAGCTCATCAAATAGATAGCACTCATGTATACAAAACGAAACATACATAGCTACCAGTATAATATTGAAGTAATATAACTCCTTGTGACTATCAAGAATGGTCTGCACATATAAAAATGCATTACTCACAAAACGCTCATAAGTTAttactgttataataattacaacaaaGAACTGGGCTCGTAATTAAAGAGATAGTACTGGATTAGTGTTTACACAAACGTAACAAGAGCCTGGTAATTATCGTGATGACATTCGTCACCATGGATACATCACAGACCTAAATACCAAACGCTAGTTTATGCCGATGGTGGTGTGAACGGCTAACAATACGAACGCATGTCTCCGTGCTGTTCGTCACGTTAACCTGAATAATAGTGATAAGATAGAGCGACACATACAGCGAGAGAttacaagtaaaataatttttgatcaaAAAGATTCCCCGCCCCTATCCGTATTACGCATATTGAAAGTGAAATTTATTGAACAACATCCTCTCGACACGAAtaactaaaagaaaataaacatagttGGTTGCAAAGCATTGTCGTACTATACTCAGAAATCTAAGATGGTCTCATATATTAAGGTCATAGTCGCTAATGGCTATcgtatattagaatataaacaaACCTTCTTTCTTCTTCCACACATAGTGAGGCATGTAGAAGCACACTGATTGTATGAAGAGCACGAATGGAACCCATTGGTAGTACGTGTGGTGTAATGTTTCATCTGAAGAAGAGACAGGCCCAACGCCTGGATGAGGTAGGAACCCGCCTTCGAGCAGGCTCTCATTATAGTGACGAACCTGAAATTCGAGAACACATTAAATGGtaaatgtattacaaaatactaaaaattgtTCGGACTGTAATATTCAGTCAATCTTTAAGAGTACGGTGCGGAGACTTTTTAAACTTACGATAGTAAAAGTAGCCATGAAAAAACAATACGTCTGTATAACATGATCCGGCACACCCTGATCTGATATGCACTTAATATGGTCTCCGAAATATTCTCTGGAGCAAACCAGGATCACGAATGCCAGCAAGAACGTGACGGTGAGCTTATAGTGTAGCTTGAAGACTACATTGTCGATGACCGGCTTCGAAAAGTTGAACCTCAGCCGCGGCGTGAGCGTGTTGAGAGAGGCCGCCAACATGGTTGATTAAATCCTGGAATTTTATGAACCTTCTTAAGCATATTTCTCGTATGAGACACAATATGCACATTTGGTGCGCTATCAACAATGGACAATGAAGTCATAGCCTAGATTCACATATCAGacgaaatgtttaaattgaacaatttttttttaagtataaacgTTCGACAGGAAAGTCGAAAAAAAGGGTAGGACGTAAAATTAGATATAGTATTTTACCATTTAATGAcagtatagattttttattaagttctgCTGAATAAGTCGAGTGGACCGAATCGATGGATAGTAGTAGATAGTTCATAAACTTACCGCTGTAtcaatgtcatttaaaaattatcactgAAATGAGAAAACAATACGTGAAAAACGCAACGCGATGTAGCGTGCGCTCGTCACTTGAGTTAGAAGGTATATGTCAGTGATATCTCTTGATAGTGATTAGATAGAATGATaaggatatattattattttttttactttaacacACACATTGCAATCCCAAATATTCGACTCATTTTTGCCCTCTACCCACACTACTTCGAAACTCGAAAACCCTcgtattatataagatatttttaatatttctctcTTACGACGGATCTGATTTTTCCAgctcaatttttattatttattttcgcaTCGAATATCGACTCCGATTCTTTAAGAAATCTTCAATATCTTTACAAGCGACAAAGATATCGAACATCTCAATACgagtatatacttatataatgtttatacataACCATGCAGAGTAATTGTCATCTCtacatgaaactaatatttttttcgtattataatacgcgtattataaaataataaaatacgcgtagtataatccgaacaatattagtttcatttaaattaatactcgcgaaagtctaaGACTTTAATTAGCATTCCTGTGCACTAAAAGCCAATAGTCACACTCATCAATACTGAATTCCGTTAATAgatcaaaataattcaatcaTGTAAATTCTTCAAGTAAAAAATGattgatatgtaataaatataatgtcgCAGGCTGTAGTGACTTTCAAGCAATGTAAGTTGTCATACAATAAAGCGATCTATCATATACTGGACTGATGTTACACTAGGCTTGATTCCAGACTCCGCTGGCTTGTAGGGATGAGGGAGCCCGTATATTTTTCACGAACACTATGCTGCATTAGATGTTTTTTGCGATGTCAACTAACAAATCCATCTTCGTGTTTACAACACTAGGAGATTGCCAGAATGCATTGCCTTACTTGCTTTACTGTTTCACATTTATGATCTAGGCTGCGCAGAATAGTTACATACCTAATGCTGAAAATTTCGACGCAGTAGTGTGTACAGATGTACGCTATTCTTAACACTTTTCTAGTTGatttttatgttctttaaGTTTCTTCCTGCCCCACAAGCCTCATTTTCTTCCTTCTTCTTTCCATTTATCTCCATAAGTAGAAGCTATGAATGACATGCAAGGGTAAATCGTAATACTGAATTACATTTGCAGAATGGTTAATAAATGTTCGTTTTAGAGTTAAACTTTGCGCAATCGAAATTACAAATTGGAGTAGACAAGAAACAAAAAGAACAATCCACTAATATTACAATACGTTAGAATGTGTCTTTTGCTTTGAGCCTTACTGGTCCGAAAAGCACATTCAATTATCTTTACAAACGAATctctggaaaaaaaaatacgtaaaacattataaatttaagtgcagaaaaaaaataacatttcttatatacattctatg includes these proteins:
- the LOC116769030 gene encoding innexin inx7, which codes for MLAASLNTLTPRLRFNFSKPVIDNVVFKLHYKLTVTFLLAFVILVCSREYFGDHIKCISDQGVPDHVIQTYCFFMATFTIVRHYNESLLEGGFLPHPGVGPVSSSDETLHHTYYQWVPFVLFIQSVCFYMPHYVWKKKEGGRIKALVDGLQYAGLALASDDMKVGAVMVPSKQTLESQIENVKKDIVMRLRVTRTWSTWLVAMEITNLVHLMFQIWMINIFLNGQFINLGSSVLNYNNWQDILDPLETIFPKVTKCTFHKYGPSGSIQQHDALCVMALNVINEKIYVILWFWFLFLFIVSALAVIWRFCSFFLYRRSLKFNEMVFRHASHKTFNPYNVIQVVNGCNYGDWLFLYYLAKNMKGIVFQQLFERLAEELQKRDMPFDQDGHEEKGAEPVLLGKVDYTDETLPLKDDIKKYS